Genomic segment of bacterium:
CCGGCGGTGATGGTGCCCTCCTTGGAGAAGGCGGGCCGCAGCCTGGCCAGCGATTCCAGGTTGGTGTCCTCGCGGGGTCCCTCGTCGGTGTCGAAGATGACGGGGTCGCCCTTGCGCTGAGGAATCGCGACGGGGACTATCTCGGCCTTGTACTTGCCGCCCTTTATCGCCGCCACGGCCTTCGCGTGACTCCCCGCGGCCCACTCGTCCTGCTCCTGGCGGCTGATGCCCGACTTCTGGGCGGTCCAGTCGCCGATGGTCCCCATGTGCTGGTCCTCGAAGGCGCACCAGAGGCCGTCGAGGATCATGCCGTCCACCAGGTCCATGTTGCCGAACTTCTGCCCGAAGCGACCCTTGAAGAAGTAGTGGGGGACGTTGGACATGGACTCCAGTCCGCCGGCCAGGATGCAGGCGGCGTCGCCGGCCTTGATGACCTGGGCCGCCAGGATGACGGCCTTGAGCCCCGAGCCGCAGACCTTGTTGATGGTGGTGGCGCCCACCTCGGGCGGGATGCCTCCCTTGATCGCCGCCTGACGCGCCGGGGCCTGGCCCATGCCCGCCGAGACGACGTTGCCCATGATGACCTCTTCCACGTCCGAGGGCTTGATCCCCGCCCGCTTGACCGCCTCGGCGACGCAGACCGCGCCGAACTCCGAGGCCTTGAGAGGAGTCAGCGCACCCAGGAAGCGGCCGATGGCCGTGCGGCACGCGCCCGCGATTACGATTTCCTTCGCCATGCATCCTCCTGCAGGTTGTTCTTAGTTCCAGTTAGGTTTTCGTTTTTCCAAGAAGGCGCCCATGCCCTCGGCGGCCTCGCCCGAGGCGAAGCACTCCGCGAAGGCGTCCAGTTCCGTTTCCCCGCCGGGGGAGCCCAACTGCCGCTTGACCTGGGCCAGGGCGACCGGCCC
This window contains:
- a CDS encoding acetyl-CoA C-acetyltransferase is translated as MAKEIVIAGACRTAIGRFLGALTPLKASEFGAVCVAEAVKRAGIKPSDVEEVIMGNVVSAGMGQAPARQAAIKGGIPPEVGATTINKVCGSGLKAVILAAQVIKAGDAACILAGGLESMSNVPHYFFKGRFGQKFGNMDLVDGMILDGLWCAFEDQHMGTIGDWTAQKSGISRQEQDEWAAGSHAKAVAAIKGGKYKAEIVPVAIPQRKGDPVIFDTDEGPREDTNLESLARLRPAFSKEGTITAGNAPGLNDGASAMIVLSDEAAKKLGVKPQVRITGYATGGTPPKELFYAPIVAVKKLMKLTGAKIGDYDLIEVNEAFSAQVLADGKELGWDWNRVNVNGGAVALGHPIGASGARVLTTLIYAMFDRGAKTGLATLCLGGGNAVAMSVERI